In Bacillus sp. NP247, one DNA window encodes the following:
- a CDS encoding DUF2334 domain-containing protein, whose translation MKRTLLIFFSILLLIPIHTSAQTSSKPKVLVLYSTEDDKITNNVQILNTQLGHFTNNITVKNLKEISKSTDSTSYTHIVYIGEKKEDLSTEVKQFLENFSGPVLVLGQNVEQLSNRFSFITSKETDIRIHTIEYPTRQLKNELHEERLMKKVETKGTTLANALSADGIHPLIVQQGTSYYVATPNLFDWMSHYVGEMLFSYFGQEPMTNKTAAYLRLEDVHPAVDVKQLKEIAELLKEKKLPYMITVIPVYKDPDTGKTVHLKDNSELIDVLRFMQDNGGSIVMHGYTHQFYDSETGEGFEFWDVKTDQPIRQPNHEIPKLKDDFQSTEDYTKYVENGKSFEEKYTKEHIEKGITELVGAKLYPVAFEAPHYTMSQKGYEILSQYFSTYVGQLQLNDTTWKSMHSPAYTSTPSFLHGMKLMPETVGFIEEDKPQTITNMKEKALSISKLSDGIIGAFYHPYLGVKPLKEVLRELESIPNIEWIDLQKETNEVKMKDIHITTNKDGIHVEKPTSMNDIIDYIKQYGFFLIIGFIIIVFLLLLRRAKKLES comes from the coding sequence ATGAAAAGAACTCTACTAATCTTTTTCAGCATTTTACTACTCATTCCTATACATACCTCTGCGCAAACATCATCAAAACCAAAAGTACTCGTTTTGTATAGTACAGAAGACGATAAAATTACAAACAATGTACAAATCCTTAATACTCAGTTAGGACACTTTACAAATAATATAACAGTAAAAAATTTGAAAGAAATAAGTAAAAGTACTGATTCAACTTCTTATACACATATTGTTTATATCGGAGAGAAAAAAGAAGACCTTTCTACTGAAGTAAAACAATTTCTAGAAAACTTCTCAGGTCCAGTATTAGTTTTAGGACAAAATGTTGAACAATTATCTAATCGTTTTTCTTTCATTACCTCGAAAGAAACCGATATACGAATTCACACTATAGAATATCCGACTCGCCAGTTAAAAAATGAATTACATGAAGAACGCTTAATGAAGAAAGTTGAAACAAAAGGAACAACTCTTGCTAATGCCTTGAGTGCCGATGGAATCCATCCGTTAATCGTTCAGCAAGGAACATCCTATTATGTCGCGACTCCAAACCTTTTTGATTGGATGTCCCATTACGTCGGTGAAATGTTGTTTTCTTACTTCGGACAAGAGCCTATGACAAATAAAACTGCAGCTTATTTACGTCTTGAAGACGTTCACCCAGCTGTAGATGTAAAGCAATTAAAAGAAATTGCTGAATTACTAAAAGAGAAAAAGCTCCCTTATATGATTACCGTTATCCCTGTTTACAAAGATCCAGACACAGGAAAAACAGTACATTTAAAGGATAACTCTGAATTAATCGATGTTTTACGCTTTATGCAAGATAACGGCGGTTCTATCGTTATGCATGGTTACACCCATCAGTTTTATGATAGTGAAACTGGCGAAGGTTTTGAATTTTGGGATGTAAAAACAGATCAACCAATTCGCCAACCGAATCATGAAATACCAAAGCTAAAAGACGATTTTCAGTCTACAGAAGACTATACTAAATACGTAGAAAATGGAAAATCCTTCGAAGAAAAATATACTAAAGAGCATATTGAAAAAGGGATTACAGAGCTTGTAGGAGCAAAATTATATCCAGTTGCCTTTGAAGCTCCGCACTATACAATGTCTCAAAAAGGATATGAAATACTATCACAATATTTTTCAACTTATGTAGGACAACTACAACTAAACGATACAACTTGGAAATCAATGCACTCACCAGCATACACGAGTACACCATCATTTTTACATGGAATGAAATTAATGCCTGAAACAGTTGGATTTATTGAAGAAGATAAACCACAAACTATTACAAATATGAAAGAAAAAGCTTTATCTATTTCTAAATTATCCGATGGAATTATCGGTGCATTTTATCATCCTTACTTGGGCGTTAAACCATTAAAAGAGGTATTAAGGGAACTAGAAAGTATCCCAAACATAGAGTGGATTGATTTACAAAAAGAAACGAATGAAGTAAAAATGAAAGATATTCATATTACTACTAATAAAGACGGCATTCACGTTGAAAAACCAACAAGTATGAATGATATAATTGATTATATAAAACAATATGGATTCTTCCTTATAATTGGGTTCATTATAATTGTCTTTCTTTTATTATTAAGACGTGCGAAAAAATTAGAATCATAA
- a CDS encoding transglycosylase SLT domain-containing protein — protein sequence MKKFFVGFLVVLGVYLYFQGKSEGMGKLMNETSYVDSEEAKQMKQIIIEEAKKVKLPEWIPLTIAEHESRLNPRSVGDNGTSFGLFQLHRGGGLAPDHLTDEELKDPRTNAQIAMPHLMKGYKRGVQKGLTDFALLKYIANTSGWPGNLGPEWTDNNMKYNIGLEDVYYRNKGVIK from the coding sequence GTGAAGAAATTCTTTGTAGGATTTTTAGTTGTTCTTGGAGTGTATTTATATTTCCAAGGAAAGTCTGAAGGAATGGGTAAGCTAATGAATGAAACAAGCTATGTTGATTCAGAAGAAGCAAAACAGATGAAACAAATCATTATAGAGGAAGCAAAGAAAGTAAAGCTTCCGGAATGGATACCTCTTACAATTGCCGAACATGAAAGTAGGTTAAATCCAAGAAGTGTTGGAGATAACGGGACTTCATTCGGGTTGTTTCAATTACATCGCGGTGGTGGGCTTGCACCAGATCATTTAACAGATGAAGAGTTGAAAGATCCACGTACAAATGCACAAATTGCAATGCCGCATTTAATGAAAGGGTACAAGCGCGGGGTGCAAAAAGGTTTGACTGATTTTGCATTACTGAAATATATAGCGAATACATCTGGATGGCCAGGGAATTTAGGGCCAGAATGGACGGATAATAATATGAAGTATAACATCGGATTAGAGGATGTATACTATCGAAATAAAGGCGTGATAAAGTGA
- a CDS encoding spore coat protein B — protein MNMKKAIIVIASTAIALYTMKNRKKKQNENALYYPYTLLKKK, from the coding sequence ATGAATATGAAGAAAGCCATTATTGTAATCGCAAGTACAGCAATTGCCTTATACACAATGAAAAATAGAAAAAAGAAACAAAATGAAAATGCTCTATATTATCCATACACACTATTAAAGAAAAAATAA
- a CDS encoding RAxF-45 family protein has protein sequence MKCSLATRAKFLDYIYICRAIFHDVVVNGIRMPFFNNCIVAIER, from the coding sequence ATGAAATGTTCTTTAGCTACGCGCGCAAAATTTTTAGATTATATCTATATTTGTCGTGCGATTTTTCATGATGTAGTTGTTAACGGGATACGTATGCCCTTTTTTAACAATTGCATAGTAGCTATTGAACGATAG
- the abc-f gene encoding ribosomal protection-like ABC-F family protein: MTICSVHNVKKSFGGNIIFENISLEVKNGERVGLVGRNGSGKTTIFQLLTGMENVDAGAIHMKKGTRIGHVAQIPKFDEDMTVYDVLSSAFKAEKELEREMHALEKNMAEEQESSALQKLMERYGVIQERYAFLGGYEIEANIMKVANGLQVTELFPRSFMELSGGEQTKVSLAYMLLQKPDLLLLDEPTNHLDLFAVEWLEQFLKEYIGTVMVISHDRYFLDEVVTKIFDLEDGEIHVYHTNYSQFVEEKEERLLQEFQAYQEQQKKIKKMKEAIKRLREWANQANPPNEGLHKRARNMERALERIEKLKRPILDRKQMGLQFEGQERSGKDVVVMKEVSKGFADRSLFEKVNLHIRFQERAAIVGRNGTGKTTLLKLLLEEMKQDTGEIRIGSSVKIGYLSQHAYGNMKNNVLEAFRDCVAVTEGEARHILARFLFYGPAVFKKVTQLSGGEKMRLRLAQLMYQDVNFLILDEPTNHLDIESREVLEEALEQYNGTILAVSHDRYFLNKLFEKTYWIDEHKLFEFAGNYAWARQKWEEIIEKQVAKQKQQQQQQGNRALEVMPIKKKKARNLEEVESELMHIEEDIYALECKMEHVVDVEMLEQLYEEKTKKEFLRAELYNELENIVG, encoded by the coding sequence ATGACAATTTGTAGTGTACATAATGTAAAGAAATCTTTTGGTGGAAACATCATATTTGAAAATATATCGCTTGAAGTAAAGAATGGTGAACGTGTTGGGTTAGTTGGTCGTAACGGTAGTGGGAAGACAACAATCTTTCAACTACTAACAGGAATGGAGAATGTGGATGCAGGGGCCATTCATATGAAGAAGGGTACACGTATTGGTCATGTGGCACAAATTCCAAAATTTGATGAGGATATGACTGTATATGATGTATTGAGTTCCGCGTTTAAAGCAGAAAAGGAATTAGAAAGAGAAATGCATGCTTTAGAAAAAAATATGGCGGAAGAACAGGAATCATCTGCTTTACAAAAATTGATGGAGAGATACGGAGTAATTCAAGAAAGGTACGCGTTTCTCGGTGGTTATGAAATAGAAGCGAATATTATGAAGGTAGCAAATGGTCTACAGGTGACGGAACTATTTCCCCGATCATTTATGGAGTTAAGTGGTGGAGAACAAACAAAAGTAAGCCTTGCGTACATGCTATTGCAGAAACCAGATTTACTTTTATTAGATGAACCAACAAATCATCTGGACTTATTTGCAGTCGAGTGGTTAGAGCAATTTCTAAAAGAGTATATAGGAACAGTTATGGTCATTTCACATGATCGCTATTTCTTAGATGAAGTTGTAACGAAAATTTTTGATTTAGAAGATGGAGAAATTCACGTATATCATACGAACTATTCACAGTTTGTTGAGGAAAAGGAAGAAAGATTGCTTCAAGAATTTCAAGCGTATCAAGAACAGCAAAAGAAAATAAAGAAAATGAAAGAAGCAATTAAGCGCTTGCGAGAATGGGCAAATCAAGCGAATCCGCCGAATGAAGGATTGCATAAGAGAGCGAGAAATATGGAACGTGCATTAGAGCGCATAGAGAAACTAAAGAGACCCATTTTGGATAGAAAACAGATGGGACTTCAGTTTGAAGGGCAAGAGAGAAGCGGGAAAGATGTTGTTGTAATGAAAGAAGTGAGTAAAGGATTTGCTGACAGATCTTTATTCGAGAAAGTAAATTTGCATATTCGTTTTCAGGAGCGCGCAGCTATCGTTGGACGTAACGGTACAGGAAAGACTACGTTATTAAAATTACTACTAGAAGAAATGAAGCAAGATACTGGTGAAATTCGGATTGGTAGTAGTGTGAAAATCGGTTATTTATCGCAACATGCGTACGGGAATATGAAGAACAATGTATTGGAAGCTTTCAGAGATTGTGTAGCTGTAACTGAGGGAGAAGCAAGACATATATTAGCGCGATTTTTATTTTATGGTCCAGCTGTTTTTAAGAAAGTAACGCAACTTAGCGGTGGAGAAAAAATGAGGTTAAGACTCGCGCAACTTATGTATCAAGATGTTAACTTTCTCATTTTAGATGAACCGACGAATCATCTTGATATTGAATCAAGGGAAGTTTTAGAGGAAGCCCTTGAACAATATAACGGGACGATTTTAGCTGTTTCACATGATCGTTATTTCTTAAATAAATTGTTTGAAAAGACATATTGGATTGATGAGCACAAATTATTTGAGTTTGCAGGGAACTATGCATGGGCTCGTCAAAAGTGGGAAGAAATAATTGAGAAACAAGTAGCAAAACAGAAGCAGCAACAGCAACAGCAAGGGAATAGAGCGTTAGAAGTAATGCCTATAAAAAAGAAGAAGGCTAGGAATTTAGAGGAAGTTGAAAGCGAGTTAATGCATATAGAAGAAGATATATATGCACTTGAATGTAAAATGGAACATGTAGTTGATGTTGAAATGCTTGAACAATTGTATGAAGAAAAAACGAAAAAAGAGTTTTTACGAGCGGAGTTATATAATGAGTTAGAGAATATTGTGGGGTAA
- a CDS encoding sensor histidine kinase has product MLGYARIATIVMICFVYANHVSRETANLQIFVGIALFIYIVNHILLVKAKESRKLIFYTLLANGIVTALLGFLFPETCLYLIIFGIDAVGLFIHDWRKSMTYFFIAFFFLCWFINIMHTYQHTGSLELESNAINFMFIIFSALAGNLIKKLTAARQMVDEQYGELALSHTALKEAHEQLRLYAKEVEELTAVRERNDIAREIHDTVGHNMTALLVQLQLAEALWKQNSDTTETVLHTCYELARKSLQEVRASVHALKEESKLGNIVENMRGMLNEYSKMTKVQASFRLQGDPVTIPLSLHPTLLRIMQESLTNAKRHGKASLCEVSLTCSMKQVKLCISDNGVGVNEVSPGFGLLNMKERVEEHGGTIQFESEIEKGFQLQIEFPLQEKTWLIGGTV; this is encoded by the coding sequence ATGTTAGGATACGCGCGGATTGCTACAATCGTTATGATTTGTTTCGTTTACGCAAATCATGTTTCACGTGAAACAGCAAATTTACAAATTTTTGTCGGTATTGCACTTTTCATTTATATTGTGAATCATATTTTACTTGTAAAAGCAAAAGAGAGTAGGAAACTCATTTTTTATACCTTGCTCGCAAACGGTATTGTCACAGCATTATTAGGATTTTTATTTCCCGAGACATGTTTGTATTTAATTATATTTGGAATTGATGCGGTAGGATTATTTATTCATGATTGGCGTAAAAGTATGACTTATTTTTTCATCGCTTTTTTCTTTCTTTGTTGGTTTATAAATATAATGCATACGTACCAACATACAGGGAGTTTGGAATTGGAGAGTAATGCAATTAACTTTATGTTTATCATTTTTAGTGCTTTAGCTGGAAACTTAATAAAAAAACTTACAGCTGCTAGGCAAATGGTAGATGAGCAATATGGGGAATTAGCATTATCTCATACAGCTTTAAAAGAAGCACATGAACAGTTAAGGCTATATGCCAAAGAGGTAGAGGAATTGACAGCGGTTCGGGAGCGAAATGATATTGCCCGAGAAATTCATGATACCGTCGGTCATAATATGACAGCTTTGCTTGTGCAGTTGCAACTAGCGGAAGCACTATGGAAGCAAAACTCAGATACGACAGAAACGGTTTTACATACATGTTATGAACTGGCTAGAAAGTCACTTCAAGAAGTAAGAGCTTCTGTTCATGCTTTAAAAGAGGAAAGTAAACTAGGAAACATAGTAGAAAATATGCGTGGAATGTTGAATGAATATTCTAAAATGACGAAAGTACAAGCATCTTTTCGATTGCAAGGAGATCCTGTTACAATTCCATTGTCGCTACACCCTACATTACTTCGTATTATGCAAGAGTCTTTAACAAATGCAAAACGTCATGGGAAAGCGAGTTTATGTGAAGTGAGTTTAACTTGTTCAATGAAACAAGTTAAACTCTGTATTTCGGATAATGGTGTGGGAGTCAACGAGGTAAGTCCAGGTTTTGGTTTACTTAATATGAAAGAACGTGTAGAGGAACATGGTGGAACTATTCAATTTGAGAGTGAGATAGAAAAAGGCTTCCAGTTACAGATTGAATTTCCGCTTCAGGAGAAAACATGGTTAATAGGGGGAACGGTATGA
- a CDS encoding response regulator transcription factor produces MIRIMIVDDQSLIRDGLAMLLNLRPELEVVGTATDGDEVIQKVKELHPEIILMDIRMPRMNGVEGTRLVREQFPHIKVLMLTTFSDSELIFEALEQGASGYLLKDMETDAIAQAILTVHSGGVVLPQDITAQIIEELKKKKVAVECNPPEQLKQLTEREVDVLREIGLGLNNKEIAEKLFITEGTVKNHVSNLISKLELRDRTQAAIYAVRYGVTTYT; encoded by the coding sequence ATGATTCGCATTATGATTGTTGATGATCAATCACTCATTCGTGATGGTTTAGCGATGTTATTAAATTTACGTCCAGAACTCGAAGTAGTGGGAACGGCTACGGATGGAGACGAAGTGATACAAAAAGTGAAAGAGCTACATCCTGAAATTATTTTGATGGATATTCGGATGCCTCGTATGAATGGTGTTGAAGGAACACGTTTAGTTAGAGAACAGTTCCCTCATATAAAGGTTCTTATGTTGACGACTTTTAGTGATAGTGAGCTTATTTTTGAAGCATTGGAGCAAGGGGCGAGTGGTTATTTATTGAAGGATATGGAGACAGATGCAATCGCGCAAGCAATTTTAACGGTGCATAGTGGCGGGGTTGTGCTTCCTCAGGATATAACAGCGCAAATTATAGAGGAATTAAAAAAGAAGAAAGTGGCAGTAGAGTGTAACCCACCAGAACAACTAAAACAATTAACTGAGCGAGAAGTAGATGTTTTAAGGGAAATTGGGCTTGGTTTAAATAATAAAGAGATTGCTGAAAAGTTATTCATTACAGAGGGAACTGTAAAGAATCACGTTTCTAATTTGATTAGTAAGCTAGAACTGAGGGATCGAACACAAGCAGCAATATACGCAGTAAGATATGGTGTTACGACATACACATGA
- a CDS encoding ABC transporter ATP-binding protein, producing MLVIDHITKSFGKKEIVKNVSFEVKKGETFGLLGPNGAGKSTTISMICGLIPYDSGDIKVGGKSVKEYPLEAKKKIGIVPQDIALYPTLSAKENLIFWGKMYGLNGKVAKERAEEVLAYVGLQDRGKDKIETFSGGMKRRINIGAALMHEPELLIMDEPTVGIDPQSRNHILETVKKLNEKGMTVIYTSHYMEEVEYLCERIAIVDHGKVIALGTKRELCNRLTDGFIVKLQLNRYSTELLQKLKALPVVERIIFDEDNSTIDIGLNGSEAIGTVVSEVVENKAQILKLEVQEPNLEALFLQLTGRSLRD from the coding sequence ATGTTAGTCATAGATCATATTACGAAATCATTTGGCAAGAAGGAAATCGTAAAGAATGTTTCTTTTGAAGTGAAAAAAGGTGAAACATTTGGATTGCTTGGACCAAACGGAGCGGGGAAATCAACGACGATATCAATGATTTGCGGGTTAATTCCATACGATAGTGGTGATATAAAAGTTGGTGGGAAATCTGTAAAAGAGTATCCATTAGAAGCGAAAAAGAAAATCGGTATTGTCCCGCAAGACATTGCGCTGTATCCGACACTTTCAGCAAAGGAAAATTTGATTTTTTGGGGAAAGATGTACGGTTTAAATGGAAAAGTTGCAAAAGAGCGTGCAGAGGAAGTGTTAGCTTACGTCGGTTTACAGGATCGGGGAAAAGATAAAATTGAAACATTTTCAGGTGGAATGAAAAGGCGTATTAATATTGGTGCAGCACTGATGCACGAACCAGAGTTATTAATTATGGATGAACCGACAGTCGGGATTGATCCGCAATCGAGAAATCATATTTTAGAGACTGTTAAAAAGTTAAATGAAAAAGGTATGACGGTCATTTATACGAGTCATTACATGGAAGAAGTTGAGTATTTATGTGAGCGAATTGCCATCGTTGATCACGGAAAGGTAATTGCACTAGGAACGAAAAGAGAGTTATGTAATCGTCTAACAGATGGATTTATAGTGAAATTGCAATTAAATCGCTATAGTACGGAACTGCTACAAAAGTTGAAAGCACTACCTGTTGTTGAGCGGATTATTTTTGACGAAGATAATAGCACAATTGACATTGGACTAAATGGTAGCGAGGCAATTGGTACAGTTGTTTCAGAAGTTGTTGAGAACAAAGCTCAAATTTTAAAACTGGAAGTACAAGAACCGAATTTAGAGGCACTCTTTTTACAATTAACAGGACGTTCACTGCGTGATTAA
- a CDS encoding ABC transporter permease has translation MKSFIIAWKDLKIRLIDRRGFMMMLIMPLLLTAILGSALSNVFDSGGLPKTVIGYYQGGTDEFADVFQKDVLQSKEIKDDVKVNVVNSQEELEDMLKEKKIDVGIVIPNKWSEQIQDGKLKEPKVLIDPSKDIQAKIAESMIRSFSERVQTVAVSTKSVVTELAKSQHGDVAQVAKEVSGSLQTIATASVDNIQKGTIGKKTVAAMQYYAAAMLVMFLLYNITVGAKSVVTEQRTETLARLFSTPTSSFSILFGKFLGTLLFACIQFGIFIVATHFMFHVEWGEDVSQIIVLGVSYAICVSGLSMLIAAFIREEKTADLMGGIGIQILAILGGSMLPIYVFPDTLQTVANIVPNKWALTSFLNIMSGTSWDVLLPIILSLCSAGIISVMIGTLRLRTR, from the coding sequence ATGAAAAGTTTCATTATTGCATGGAAAGATTTAAAAATCCGTTTAATTGATCGCCGCGGATTTATGATGATGTTAATTATGCCGCTTTTATTAACAGCGATTTTAGGTTCAGCGTTAAGTAATGTATTTGATAGTGGTGGATTACCGAAAACAGTAATTGGCTATTATCAAGGGGGAACGGATGAGTTTGCAGATGTCTTTCAAAAAGATGTACTGCAATCTAAAGAAATAAAAGATGATGTGAAAGTAAATGTAGTTAACTCTCAGGAAGAGCTTGAAGATATGTTAAAGGAAAAGAAAATCGATGTAGGAATTGTCATCCCAAATAAATGGAGCGAACAAATACAAGATGGAAAATTAAAAGAACCAAAGGTGCTTATAGACCCATCAAAAGATATACAAGCGAAAATTGCCGAATCAATGATCCGCTCTTTTTCAGAACGTGTTCAAACAGTCGCAGTATCTACTAAAAGTGTTGTAACAGAATTAGCGAAATCTCAGCATGGTGATGTAGCACAAGTTGCAAAAGAAGTAAGTGGAAGTCTCCAGACGATAGCAACTGCAAGTGTGGATAACATCCAAAAAGGAACGATAGGTAAAAAAACAGTTGCAGCGATGCAATATTATGCAGCAGCGATGTTAGTCATGTTTTTACTATATAACATAACAGTAGGTGCGAAGTCAGTTGTAACAGAGCAACGAACCGAAACGTTGGCGCGGTTGTTCAGTACACCGACGAGCTCATTTTCAATTTTATTCGGGAAGTTTTTAGGTACATTACTATTTGCCTGTATACAATTTGGAATATTTATAGTTGCTACACACTTTATGTTTCATGTGGAATGGGGCGAAGACGTGTCTCAAATAATAGTGTTAGGGGTTTCGTATGCAATTTGTGTTTCTGGTTTATCCATGCTAATTGCAGCCTTTATCCGTGAGGAAAAAACGGCAGATTTAATGGGGGGAATCGGCATTCAAATATTAGCTATATTAGGTGGATCAATGTTACCGATTTACGTATTTCCCGATACGCTTCAAACAGTTGCGAATATTGTTCCAAATAAATGGGCACTTACAAGCTTCTTAAATATTATGTCGGGAACATCTTGGGATGTGCTACTCCCTATTATTTTAAGTTTATGTAGTGCAGGAATTATCTCCGTTATGATTGGAACGTTACGTTTACGTACGAGATAG
- a CDS encoding ABC transporter permease has product MKKVWALCWLELKQILIKPQSYILMFGMPIIFTLIFGGLLGGSGNEKVNVSLVDKDGSVLSSKYYEEIKKSDLISIEKVTYAEGKQRIENKKSSGIIIIPKNFQKSMLDRKVENIQFQASADFTGGASVEQVLASALKKMEIEVSAARDFEKKSNTPWETMYETIYTKVNPVSIQKESILHDDQKLNNVTGRAAGFSILFVMIVMLSVTGTILKARQLGVWSRLLGTPVSKVQILAGYILSFFLIGWIQFGVLMILTHSLFDVQWGNLLGVITLVSVLLLTVIGLALLLASIVKTTEQQSALGNIVVISTCMISGLYWPVEIEPAWMQTAANFVPQTWAMRGFTELIVRGGTLADIGGYIGILILFAGVFFVIGLTRIRYD; this is encoded by the coding sequence ATGAAGAAGGTTTGGGCACTTTGTTGGCTAGAATTAAAACAAATCTTAATTAAGCCACAAAGTTATATACTCATGTTTGGAATGCCTATTATTTTCACACTTATTTTCGGTGGGCTTTTAGGTGGAAGTGGGAATGAGAAAGTAAATGTTAGTTTAGTAGATAAAGATGGTTCTGTATTATCTAGCAAGTATTATGAGGAAATAAAGAAAAGTGATTTAATTTCTATAGAGAAGGTAACGTATGCGGAAGGGAAACAGAGGATCGAAAACAAGAAATCATCTGGTATAATCATCATTCCAAAAAATTTTCAAAAGAGTATGCTAGATAGAAAGGTAGAAAATATTCAATTTCAAGCCAGTGCTGATTTCACTGGTGGAGCTTCTGTAGAGCAAGTATTAGCAAGTGCATTAAAAAAGATGGAGATAGAAGTTAGTGCAGCAAGAGATTTTGAGAAGAAAAGTAACACTCCGTGGGAAACGATGTATGAAACAATTTATACAAAAGTAAATCCTGTTTCGATTCAAAAAGAATCGATTTTACATGATGATCAAAAGTTAAATAACGTTACAGGTCGAGCGGCAGGTTTTTCAATTCTATTCGTCATGATTGTCATGTTAAGTGTGACGGGAACTATTTTGAAAGCTAGACAACTTGGGGTTTGGTCTCGTTTATTAGGGACACCAGTTTCAAAAGTTCAAATACTAGCAGGTTATATCCTTTCCTTCTTTTTAATAGGGTGGATTCAATTTGGTGTTTTAATGATATTAACGCATTCATTATTTGATGTGCAGTGGGGAAATTTATTAGGGGTTATTACACTCGTTTCAGTATTGTTATTAACCGTCATTGGTCTAGCTTTATTATTGGCAAGTATAGTAAAAACAACAGAACAGCAGTCAGCACTAGGTAATATCGTTGTAATTTCAACATGTATGATTAGTGGTCTTTATTGGCCGGTTGAAATTGAACCAGCTTGGATGCAAACAGCGGCAAATTTTGTTCCGCAAACGTGGGCGATGCGTGGCTTTACGGAGTTAATTGTAAGGGGAGGTACATTAGCAGATATAGGAGGATATATTGGTATACTCATTTTATTTGCAGGAGTATTTTTCGTAATTGGTTTAACAAGAATACGTTATGACTGA